One window from the genome of Salisaeta longa DSM 21114 encodes:
- a CDS encoding pseudouridine synthase gives MGSPHQASQQAGTRINKYIAHTGYCSRRDADTLVAEGRVTLDGEVVTQHGTRVQSGQTVRVDGEVVEPVPFDYLLLHKPKNTISTTDDPKDRDTVLDVIGVPDDNPDGLFPVGRLDRNTTGALLVTNDGDLAHKLMHPRYEVSKIYFARTRKPFKPHLIDRLQRGVSLDDGRAAADRVAYIRNDDPHGIALEIHEGRNRQIRRMFEALGHELSQLERVKYAGLTCDGLARGEWRRLHPGEVDALYRRVNHS, from the coding sequence ATGGGATCCCCGCATCAGGCCTCGCAGCAGGCCGGCACCCGCATCAACAAGTACATCGCCCACACGGGCTACTGCTCCCGGCGCGATGCCGACACGCTCGTCGCCGAGGGCCGCGTCACCCTGGACGGCGAGGTGGTCACCCAGCACGGCACCCGCGTGCAGAGCGGGCAAACCGTGCGCGTCGACGGTGAGGTCGTGGAGCCGGTGCCGTTCGACTACCTGCTGCTGCACAAGCCCAAAAATACGATCAGCACCACCGACGACCCCAAGGATCGCGACACGGTGCTCGACGTCATCGGCGTGCCCGATGACAACCCCGACGGCCTCTTCCCCGTGGGCCGCTTAGACCGCAACACCACCGGCGCGCTGCTTGTCACCAACGACGGCGACCTGGCCCACAAGCTGATGCATCCGCGCTACGAGGTCTCCAAAATCTACTTCGCCCGCACGCGCAAGCCGTTCAAGCCGCACCTCATCGACCGCCTGCAACGCGGCGTATCGCTCGACGACGGCCGCGCCGCGGCCGACCGCGTCGCCTACATCCGCAACGACGATCCGCACGGCATCGCGCTTGAGATCCACGAAGGGCGCAACCGCCAGATTCGGCGCATGTTTGAAGCCCTTGGGCATGAGCTGTCGCAGCTTGAACGCGTGAAGTACGCGGGCCTCACGTGCGACGGCCTCGCGCGGGGCGAATGGCGCCGCCTGCACCCCGGCGAAGTGGACGCCCTCTACCGTCGCGTCAATCATTCTTAA
- the guaB gene encoding IMP dehydrogenase encodes MASPTASSATPDVMNQKIKTEGLTYDDVLLVPARSSVMPRTANTASRLSRNITLNVPILSAAMDTVTEADLAIAIAREGGAGVLHKNMSIEAQAAEVRRVKRSESGMILDPITISPHDTVGDARRMMAEFSIGGVPVVNASDKLVGIVTNRDVRFEHDPETPIHEMMTAEGLITAPVGTTLDEAVQLLQRHKVEKLPVVDDEGFLKGLITFKDIRKRRKHPNACKDEHGRLRVGAAVGITPDVLDRVKALAEVGVDFVTVDTAHGHSEGVLETVQAIAKRFGEEIDIVAGNVATADATRDLIDAGADAVKVGIGPGSICTTRIVAGVGVPQLTAIMECAEAARAAGVPIIADGGIKQTGDIPKALAAGAHSVMIGGLFASVEESPGETIIYEGRKYKSYRGMGSVSAMDQGSKDRYFQDAEDDLKKLVPEGIEGRVPYSGTLGEVIHQMTGGLQAAMGYCGCETVDALYENAQFVRTTAAGMRESHPHDIQITKESPNYFSQNN; translated from the coding sequence ATGGCTTCCCCCACCGCTTCCTCCGCCACGCCCGACGTGATGAATCAGAAGATTAAGACCGAGGGCCTCACCTACGACGACGTGCTCCTCGTACCGGCCCGCTCATCGGTGATGCCGCGCACGGCCAACACGGCGTCGCGCCTCTCCCGCAACATCACGCTCAACGTGCCCATCCTGTCGGCCGCCATGGACACTGTGACGGAGGCCGACCTGGCCATCGCCATCGCCCGCGAAGGCGGCGCCGGGGTGCTGCACAAAAACATGTCGATTGAGGCCCAGGCCGCCGAGGTGCGCCGCGTGAAGCGCTCCGAGAGCGGGATGATCCTCGACCCGATTACGATTTCGCCCCACGACACGGTGGGCGACGCCCGCCGCATGATGGCCGAGTTTTCGATTGGCGGCGTGCCCGTGGTGAATGCCTCCGACAAGCTGGTGGGCATCGTTACGAACCGCGATGTGCGCTTCGAGCACGATCCCGAAACGCCCATCCACGAGATGATGACCGCCGAAGGGCTCATCACCGCACCGGTGGGCACTACACTCGATGAGGCCGTGCAGCTCCTGCAGCGGCACAAGGTGGAGAAGCTGCCGGTGGTCGACGACGAGGGCTTCCTGAAGGGGCTCATCACGTTCAAGGACATCCGGAAGCGCCGCAAGCACCCCAATGCGTGCAAGGACGAGCACGGGCGGCTGCGCGTGGGCGCGGCGGTAGGCATTACGCCCGACGTGCTCGACCGCGTGAAGGCCCTTGCCGAGGTGGGCGTCGACTTTGTGACTGTCGACACCGCGCACGGCCATTCTGAAGGCGTGCTTGAGACGGTGCAGGCGATTGCCAAACGCTTTGGCGAAGAAATCGACATCGTTGCAGGCAATGTGGCAACGGCCGATGCGACGCGCGACCTGATTGACGCCGGCGCCGATGCGGTGAAGGTGGGCATTGGGCCCGGCTCTATCTGCACGACGCGGATTGTGGCGGGCGTGGGCGTTCCGCAGCTCACGGCCATTATGGAATGCGCCGAAGCGGCCCGCGCGGCGGGCGTGCCCATCATCGCCGATGGCGGCATCAAGCAGACCGGCGACATCCCGAAGGCCCTTGCCGCCGGCGCGCACTCCGTCATGATCGGGGGACTGTTCGCGAGCGTCGAGGAGAGCCCGGGCGAAACCATCATTTACGAGGGCCGCAAGTACAAGAGCTACCGCGGCATGGGATCGGTGAGCGCGATGGATCAGGGCAGCAAGGATCGCTACTTCCAGGATGCCGAAGACGACCTGAAGAAGCTCGTGCCGGAAGGCATTGAGGGCCGCGTGCCCTACAGCGGGACGCTCGGCGAGGTCATCCATCAGATGACGGGCGGCTTGCAAGCGGCGATGGGCTACTGCGGCTGCGAGACCGTTGACGCGCTGTACGAAAACGCGCAGTTCGTGCGCACCACGGCCGCCGGCATGCGCGAGAGCCATCCGCACGACATCCAGATCACGAAGGAGTCGCCCAATTACTTCTCCCAAAACAACTGA
- a CDS encoding AAA family ATPase, which translates to MIPVRLQLKNFLSYGTQAPALDFDAFDVACLSGGNGEGKSALLDAMTWAIWGEARKSSGRRKPDEELIRIGTREMRVDFTFDLEDVRYRITRTFERSATGKTTTSGLEFQLQEEGSDTFRPLTAETQRATQERIDATLGLTYDTFINSAFLLQGRSDEFTKKSASQRKEILVNVLNLTRYRLMRQTAHERYKEARDRRRRAVDAIERLDEALAAVDDWTEARDEMQATAKRQRAALKEQRAKEKKLNERRVALEAKADDVAALTEQIAALDERIASHAEEIEELDERIASADALIDQADAIRANMDRYTELQEARDTLDEKRDLHRGLEKQIDQAKQRLREKRQQVEQELKQAEMDQKRQQEKLDDLETRLAKRPRYQSKLDAAAAAAEQVEALQEKKAEQERLKEQREACTQAINEQKRALQTRLEGVQEQIQKHQTALDATDALSERLEQLEARCAEREQLAERLEDLREEGQALSGAVQQTEAALAAKREQRDERRAQVQQLQRTAAEACPTCGTPLTEAHREEVAAALEADVAELTEEMEALAATLAEKTEARDTLRATYKETKAAYDERSAAPERLATAREQERQRSQHRTDLSAAREKAERIRTQLAEQTYAADAREKRAAVQDKLRNLSFDEAALEKAQEQAAQADAYRERLNELEELAGRREEIERDLKQRASRLADLRETLDEGTPFQSLQDRIATLQEQLTTVDFDNERLRAVKEELGTLDDAPARLTALENARSNRSEWSERRARLREQRASDQAERTEKAEAKEALQEELRALDDVKAAQEERAAAVEAAEAALQETQQRLGQLNERLEQAARDREERTAAIERRDEAKKDQQIYSHLKQAFGKHGIPSLIIEDTLPEIERRTNELLDRLTDGQMSVRLQTLKNKKSGGTKETLDIIITDEKGASRPYETFSGGESFRVNFALRIALAQLLAERNGVRVRTLIIDEGFGTQDEEGIERLVEAIQTVQEDFAKVLVITHLERLKQAFPVRIEVAKDPATGSSFEVVGV; encoded by the coding sequence ATGATACCGGTTCGACTCCAACTCAAAAACTTTCTGAGCTACGGCACGCAGGCCCCGGCGCTCGACTTTGATGCCTTCGATGTGGCCTGCCTCTCGGGCGGTAACGGCGAAGGAAAGTCGGCCCTGCTCGATGCCATGACGTGGGCCATCTGGGGCGAGGCGCGCAAGTCGAGCGGGCGCCGCAAGCCCGACGAGGAGCTCATCCGCATCGGCACGCGCGAGATGCGGGTGGACTTCACCTTCGACCTGGAGGATGTGCGCTACCGCATCACGCGCACGTTCGAGCGGTCGGCTACGGGCAAGACGACCACCTCGGGGCTGGAATTTCAGCTGCAGGAGGAGGGCAGCGATACGTTTCGTCCGCTCACGGCCGAGACGCAGCGGGCCACGCAAGAACGCATCGACGCCACGCTCGGCCTCACCTACGACACGTTCATCAACTCGGCATTTTTGCTGCAGGGCCGCTCCGACGAGTTCACCAAAAAGAGCGCGAGCCAGCGCAAGGAGATCCTGGTGAACGTGCTCAACCTGACGCGCTACCGGCTGATGCGCCAGACGGCCCACGAGCGCTACAAGGAAGCCCGTGATCGGCGGCGGCGCGCGGTGGACGCCATCGAGCGGCTGGACGAGGCGCTTGCGGCGGTGGACGACTGGACCGAGGCGCGCGACGAGATGCAGGCAACGGCCAAGCGCCAGCGGGCCGCGCTAAAGGAGCAGCGGGCCAAGGAAAAAAAGCTGAACGAACGCCGTGTGGCGCTCGAAGCCAAAGCCGATGACGTGGCGGCCCTCACCGAGCAGATTGCCGCGCTCGACGAACGCATCGCGAGTCATGCGGAGGAGATTGAGGAGCTCGACGAACGCATCGCATCGGCCGATGCCCTCATCGACCAGGCCGACGCCATCCGGGCCAACATGGATCGCTACACGGAGCTGCAGGAAGCGCGCGACACCCTCGACGAAAAGCGCGACCTGCACCGCGGCCTAGAAAAGCAGATCGACCAGGCCAAGCAGCGGCTCCGCGAGAAGCGCCAGCAGGTGGAGCAGGAGCTGAAGCAGGCCGAGATGGACCAGAAGCGCCAGCAGGAGAAACTAGACGACCTGGAGACGCGCCTGGCAAAGCGCCCGCGCTATCAGTCGAAGCTGGATGCCGCCGCGGCGGCCGCGGAGCAGGTGGAGGCGCTTCAGGAAAAGAAAGCCGAGCAAGAGCGCTTGAAAGAGCAGCGCGAGGCCTGCACGCAAGCGATCAACGAACAGAAGCGCGCGCTGCAAACGCGGCTGGAAGGCGTGCAGGAGCAGATTCAGAAGCATCAGACGGCGCTCGATGCCACCGACGCCCTCTCGGAGCGCCTGGAGCAGTTGGAAGCACGTTGCGCGGAGCGCGAGCAGCTGGCGGAGCGGCTGGAGGATTTGCGCGAAGAGGGGCAGGCCCTGAGCGGCGCCGTCCAACAAACCGAGGCGGCCCTTGCGGCCAAGCGCGAACAACGCGACGAGCGCCGCGCGCAGGTGCAGCAGCTCCAACGCACCGCGGCCGAGGCGTGCCCCACCTGCGGCACGCCCCTGACGGAGGCGCATCGTGAAGAAGTGGCCGCCGCGTTGGAAGCCGATGTTGCAGAGCTCACGGAAGAGATGGAGGCGCTAGCGGCCACCCTCGCGGAAAAAACCGAAGCCCGCGACACCCTCCGAGCCACCTACAAAGAGACGAAGGCCGCGTACGACGAACGGAGCGCGGCCCCCGAGCGGCTCGCCACGGCGCGCGAGCAAGAACGCCAGCGGTCGCAGCACCGCACCGACCTGTCCGCGGCCCGCGAAAAGGCGGAACGCATCCGCACCCAACTCGCCGAGCAAACCTACGCCGCAGACGCCCGCGAGAAGCGCGCAGCGGTCCAGGACAAGTTGCGCAACCTGTCGTTCGACGAAGCGGCGCTGGAGAAAGCGCAAGAACAAGCTGCCCAGGCCGACGCCTACCGCGAGCGCCTCAACGAGCTGGAGGAGCTGGCGGGCCGCCGCGAAGAGATCGAACGCGACCTGAAGCAGCGGGCGTCGCGCCTTGCCGACCTCCGCGAAACGCTTGACGAAGGCACGCCCTTTCAGTCGTTGCAGGACCGGATCGCCACGCTCCAAGAGCAGCTCACCACGGTGGACTTCGACAACGAACGCCTGCGTGCCGTCAAGGAAGAGCTTGGCACCCTCGACGATGCGCCGGCACGCCTGACGGCGCTGGAGAACGCCCGCTCCAATCGCAGCGAGTGGTCGGAGCGCCGGGCCCGGCTGCGCGAACAGCGGGCGTCCGACCAGGCCGAACGCACCGAAAAGGCCGAGGCGAAGGAGGCGCTGCAGGAGGAGCTGCGAGCCCTCGACGACGTGAAGGCCGCGCAAGAAGAGCGGGCCGCGGCCGTGGAGGCCGCCGAGGCGGCGCTTCAGGAGACGCAGCAGCGCCTCGGCCAACTCAACGAGCGACTGGAGCAGGCAGCCCGCGACCGTGAGGAGCGCACCGCGGCCATCGAGCGCCGCGACGAAGCCAAAAAAGACCAGCAGATCTACAGCCACCTCAAGCAGGCCTTCGGGAAGCACGGCATCCCGTCGCTCATCATCGAGGACACCCTGCCCGAAATTGAGCGCCGCACCAACGAGCTGCTCGACCGCCTGACGGATGGGCAGATGAGCGTGCGCCTGCAGACGCTCAAAAACAAGAAAAGCGGCGGCACCAAGGAAACCCTCGACATCATCATCACCGACGAGAAGGGCGCATCGCGGCCCTACGAAACATTCTCGGGCGGCGAGAGCTTCCGCGTCAACTTTGCACTGCGTATCGCGCTGGCGCAACTGCTGGCCGAGCGCAACGGCGTGCGGGTGCGCACCCTCATCATCGACGAGGGGTTTGGCACGCAGGACGAGGAGGGCATCGAACGCCTGGTGGAAGCCATCCAGACGGTGCAGGAGGACTTCGCGAAGGTGCTCGTCATCACGCACCTAGAGCGTCTCAAACAGGCCTTTCCGGTGCGCATCGAGGTGGCCAAAGACCCGGCGACGGGGTCGAGCTTCGAGGTCGTGGGGGTATAG